A single window of Coleofasciculus sp. FACHB-1120 DNA harbors:
- a CDS encoding universal stress protein, which yields MIEKILLADSGTGHSKEMLKALIELPSIQRAAVTILHVVPSQITTEAMTSKWEEGGRLLATAIQSLNLDPNHVNTMLRQGDPKDTVCQVAEEISADLIIMGSRGLKRLESILENSVSQYVFQLSSRPMLLVKDDIYVKKINRIMVAMDGSESAQQCLNLALYLLRDQKGGQLVLVHVNKARTGFEEAANAEKDPVLAPAIAAAKKQGISYKCVTGNGKAGPEICRLAEELNVDLLMLGSPDRRPSIAKGLPDLDRLLGTSLSDYVRVYANCPVLLGRTATT from the coding sequence ATGATTGAAAAAATTTTGTTGGCGGACTCTGGAACCGGACATTCTAAAGAGATGCTCAAGGCTTTGATAGAACTGCCTTCGATCCAACGGGCAGCAGTCACCATCTTGCACGTCGTTCCTTCTCAAATTACCACTGAGGCAATGACTTCAAAGTGGGAAGAGGGAGGCAGGCTTCTCGCTACAGCCATCCAATCTCTGAACCTAGATCCAAATCACGTTAACACCATGCTGCGGCAGGGCGATCCCAAGGATACGGTTTGCCAGGTAGCAGAAGAAATAAGTGCTGATTTAATTATTATGGGTTCGCGGGGGCTGAAGCGTCTGGAATCCATTTTAGAAAACTCAGTCAGTCAATATGTTTTCCAATTGTCTTCCCGCCCAATGTTGTTGGTAAAGGACGATATTTACGTCAAGAAAATCAACCGCATTATGGTTGCAATGGACGGCTCAGAATCGGCACAACAATGCTTAAATCTGGCTTTGTACCTGTTGCGAGATCAAAAGGGAGGGCAGTTGGTTCTGGTTCACGTCAACAAGGCTCGGACAGGTTTTGAGGAAGCCGCTAACGCTGAAAAAGATCCTGTACTTGCTCCGGCGATCGCTGCTGCCAAAAAACAAGGCATTTCTTATAAGTGTGTCACCGGAAATGGTAAGGCAGGCCCAGAAATCTGTCGTTTGGCAGAGGAATTAAATGTTGACTTGTTAATGCTGGGTTCTCCCGATCGCCGCCCTTCCATCGCCAAAGGTTTACCAGACTTGGATCGCTTGCTAGGAACTTCGCTATCGGATTATGTGCGGGTTTATGCAAATTGTCCCGTTCTCTTAGGACGCACCGCGACTACCTAA
- the psbM gene encoding photosystem II reaction center protein PsbM: MQVNDLGFVASILFVLVPTVFLLILYIQTASRESNKNP; this comes from the coding sequence ATGCAAGTTAACGATCTTGGTTTTGTCGCCAGCATCCTGTTTGTGCTGGTTCCCACAGTTTTCTTGTTGATTCTGTACATCCAAACTGCTAGCCGCGAAAGCAACAAGAATCCTTAA
- a CDS encoding site-specific DNA-methyltransferase gives MTAQVQFEQNAHNTTKPNKPEVVWKSSDGFSCLYHGDSLELMASLPAESIDCIWTDPPYNLSNDGITCVAGRMVKVNKGEWDRSQGVELDHEFNKAWLAACYRLLKPTGTIWVTGTLHVYPSVGFAMQQLGFRILNDIIWEKPAPPPNLGCRCFTHSTELILWATKARKGKERYTFNYEEMKAENGDKQMKNVWRMSAPNKDEKLYGKHPTQKPVDLVARCLRASTNPGDLVFDPFSGSSTTGVAALSLGRKFIGCEADTDHIELSIKRLTKPVQLDLPPALKQGHLWKE, from the coding sequence ATGACAGCACAGGTACAATTTGAACAAAATGCCCACAACACGACGAAGCCGAACAAACCAGAGGTGGTATGGAAGTCTAGCGATGGATTTTCCTGCCTGTACCACGGCGATAGTTTAGAACTCATGGCTTCGCTGCCTGCTGAAAGCATTGACTGTATCTGGACTGATCCCCCCTATAACCTTTCAAATGATGGAATTACCTGTGTCGCTGGGCGCATGGTTAAAGTTAACAAAGGTGAATGGGATCGTAGCCAAGGTGTTGAGCTAGACCATGAGTTTAACAAAGCATGGCTAGCTGCTTGCTATCGTCTACTTAAACCAACGGGCACTATATGGGTAACCGGGACTCTGCATGTATACCCATCAGTTGGATTTGCTATGCAGCAGCTTGGCTTTCGCATTCTAAATGACATTATTTGGGAAAAACCTGCTCCACCTCCGAATCTAGGGTGTCGCTGCTTTACTCATTCAACAGAGCTAATATTGTGGGCGACTAAGGCACGTAAAGGAAAAGAACGCTACACCTTCAATTACGAGGAGATGAAGGCTGAGAATGGCGATAAGCAGATGAAAAACGTCTGGAGAATGTCTGCTCCTAACAAAGATGAAAAACTTTACGGTAAACACCCAACACAAAAACCTGTCGATCTTGTTGCACGATGTCTTCGAGCAAGTACAAATCCAGGCGATTTGGTTTTTGATCCTTTTTCGGGTTCTTCCACCACTGGAGTTGCAGCTTTGTCACTAGGTCGAAAATTTATTGGTTGTGAAGCAGATACAGATCACATTGAACTATCAATCAAACGACTGACTAAACCTGTTCAACTAGATTTGCCACCTGCCTTGAAGCAAGGTCATCTATGGAAAGAGTAG
- a CDS encoding MvaI/BcnI family restriction endonuclease, which yields MERVDAINRLTALVSKDLRQLADQFNVTVWSQEGKKNKGWAGHTIERYLGLAINSSRSPNFGSWELKLVPLVARRTGILRVKETMAITMIDPVEVVSKEFEESHLFNKLQKIVVVARVFESQADKRSLVHSVASFDLDNPEIYDQVKADYNLVREIIRIQGFSSLSGRMGKLVQPRTKGQGHGSTSRAFYARTVFVAHILGEGYSIPLPVTPE from the coding sequence ATGGAAAGAGTAGACGCGATTAATAGGCTTACCGCACTGGTAAGTAAAGATCTTCGGCAGCTAGCAGACCAATTTAATGTTACAGTTTGGAGCCAAGAAGGTAAGAAAAATAAGGGCTGGGCTGGTCACACGATTGAGCGCTATCTAGGCTTGGCTATCAACTCGTCTCGATCTCCTAATTTTGGTAGTTGGGAGTTAAAGCTAGTTCCATTAGTAGCCAGACGAACAGGAATACTTAGGGTAAAAGAAACGATGGCGATCACTATGATCGATCCTGTGGAAGTTGTAAGCAAAGAGTTTGAAGAAAGTCATCTCTTCAACAAATTACAGAAAATTGTTGTTGTGGCTCGTGTTTTCGAGAGTCAAGCAGACAAGCGTTCTCTTGTACATTCAGTAGCCTCCTTTGATCTTGATAATCCTGAAATATATGATCAAGTGAAAGCAGATTATAACCTTGTTCGGGAAATAATAAGAATTCAAGGATTTTCAAGTCTTAGCGGCAGAATGGGCAAACTTGTGCAGCCAAGAACAAAGGGTCAAGGTCATGGAAGCACTTCTCGCGCTTTCTATGCTCGCACAGTGTTTGTCGCGCATATTTTGGGAGAGGGCTACTCGATTCCTTTGCCCGTTACACCAGAATAA